Proteins from one Bradyrhizobium roseum genomic window:
- a CDS encoding BA14K family protein, with amino-acid sequence MRLSVLSTAAARAGVLCCVLLMTTGGQALAQTSATDAPAPAAAQPAAPSEEKPAAAAEEKPVVAQDKPAAAEEKPAVVEQKPAPAEEKPAVAEQKPAATEEKPAVVEQKPAAAEEKPAVVEQKPAPVEEKPAVAQDKPAAVEVKPVAAETKPAPVEEKPAAAIEKPAAVERTSAIPAKPAVVEQKPAPAGKAAVAYDKPVLKKKPVAKPSRIAARSTGVEHGKPASPARATHKPRKRTMVMLCARFRTYNASSGTYRGYDGKLHSCR; translated from the coding sequence ATGCGTTTGTCAGTTCTTTCGACCGCCGCCGCGCGCGCCGGCGTCCTTTGTTGCGTCTTGTTGATGACGACCGGCGGGCAAGCGCTCGCGCAGACATCGGCGACCGATGCTCCGGCACCGGCCGCCGCGCAGCCAGCAGCACCTTCGGAAGAAAAGCCTGCAGCCGCCGCGGAAGAAAAACCGGTCGTCGCCCAGGACAAGCCGGCAGCCGCCGAGGAGAAGCCGGCCGTCGTCGAACAGAAGCCCGCACCGGCGGAAGAAAAGCCTGCGGTCGCCGAGCAGAAACCCGCAGCCACGGAGGAAAAACCCGCCGTCGTCGAGCAGAAGCCCGCAGCCGCGGAGGAAAAGCCCGCCGTCGTCGAACAAAAGCCCGCGCCCGTCGAGGAAAAACCCGCCGTCGCGCAGGACAAGCCGGCAGCCGTCGAAGTCAAGCCGGTCGCCGCCGAAACCAAGCCAGCCCCCGTCGAAGAAAAGCCGGCAGCCGCGATCGAAAAGCCAGCCGCCGTGGAGCGAACCTCGGCCATCCCGGCAAAGCCTGCGGTTGTCGAGCAGAAGCCGGCGCCTGCCGGCAAAGCAGCCGTCGCTTACGACAAGCCCGTCCTGAAGAAGAAGCCTGTCGCCAAGCCATCAAGAATAGCTGCCCGCAGCACGGGCGTGGAGCACGGCAAGCCGGCGTCCCCAGCCAGGGCAACCCACAAGCCGCGCAAGCGAACCATGGTGATGCTCTGCGCCCGCTTCCGCACCTACAATGCATCGTCGGGAACGTATCGCGGCTACGACGGCAAACTGCATTCGTGCCGGTGA
- a CDS encoding DMT family transporter, protein MNEPDGGGKISARQLQAKAALVGMACGAGAALCWALGFVATRHGLKIGFTPPDLLMHRFLWSGVAFLPLVLRAGIGDLGGIGWGRGLVLMVLGGPVMSLISYTGFLFVPLGHGSVIQPSSATLGGLLLAALFLRERVPPSRVAGAIVIVGGLVVIGVESIGHIGAHGVLGDLLFVATGLMFAVFGTLLRHWRVNAFSAATVISVLSLALLPLYAMFVGFARVTALGWWENGLQALAQGILAGPAALYLFAFSIQTIGVARAAVFPATVPALTILSGWLLLGETPTALQAAGLATVLFGFYLAQRQR, encoded by the coding sequence ATGAACGAGCCGGATGGTGGCGGTAAGATCTCGGCGCGACAATTGCAAGCGAAGGCGGCGCTGGTCGGGATGGCGTGCGGCGCCGGCGCGGCATTGTGCTGGGCGCTCGGTTTTGTGGCGACGCGGCACGGGTTGAAGATCGGGTTCACGCCGCCCGATCTGCTGATGCACCGATTTCTGTGGTCGGGCGTTGCGTTCCTGCCGCTGGTGCTGCGCGCGGGCATCGGCGATCTCGGCGGCATCGGCTGGGGCCGCGGCCTGGTGCTGATGGTGCTGGGCGGGCCGGTGATGTCGCTCATCAGCTATACCGGCTTTCTGTTCGTGCCGCTCGGCCATGGCAGCGTGATCCAGCCGTCGAGCGCGACGCTCGGCGGATTGCTGCTGGCCGCGCTGTTCTTGCGCGAGCGGGTACCGCCCTCGCGCGTCGCGGGCGCGATCGTCATCGTCGGCGGGCTCGTGGTGATCGGCGTGGAGTCGATCGGCCATATCGGCGCGCATGGCGTGCTCGGTGATCTGCTCTTTGTTGCAACCGGGTTGATGTTCGCGGTATTCGGCACGCTGCTGCGGCACTGGCGTGTCAACGCATTCTCGGCGGCGACCGTGATCAGCGTGCTGTCGCTCGCACTGCTGCCGCTGTATGCGATGTTTGTCGGCTTCGCGCGCGTGACGGCGCTTGGCTGGTGGGAAAATGGACTGCAGGCACTGGCGCAGGGAATCCTGGCCGGCCCTGCAGCGCTTTATCTGTTCGCGTTCTCGATTCAAACGATTGGCGTCGCCCGCGCCGCGGTGTTTCCCGCGACCGTGCCGGCGCTGACGATTCTCAGTGGATGGTTGCTGCTCGGCGAGACGCCAACTGCGCTGCAGGCGGCGGGGCTCGCGACGGTGCTGTTCGGATTCTATCTGGCGCAGCGGCAGAGATAA
- a CDS encoding DUF2312 domain-containing protein: MSDVTIPGGKIRSFVERVENIDGELAELNEQKKEVFAEAKGEGFDVKILKEIIKLRKQDQDERDEHESLLDLYMRAMESASEEKVAKAA, translated from the coding sequence ATGTCTGACGTCACCATTCCCGGCGGCAAGATCCGTTCTTTCGTCGAGCGGGTCGAGAACATCGACGGCGAGCTGGCCGAGCTGAACGAGCAGAAGAAGGAAGTGTTCGCGGAGGCCAAGGGCGAAGGGTTTGATGTGAAGATCCTCAAGGAGATCATCAAGCTGCGCAAGCAGGACCAGGACGAGCGCGACGAGCATGAGAGCCTGCTCGATCTCTACATGCGCGCGATGGAAAGCGCGTCGGAGGAGAAGGTCGCGAAGGCGGCCTGA
- the pdxY gene encoding pyridoxal kinase PdxY yields the protein MNVISIQSQVAFGHVGNSAAVFPMQMHGIDVVAVPTTLLSNRPGYPTIRGRAVEAELLADLLLGIEERGAIDAAQMIVTGYLGSAANATVVADFVARAKARNSSLLYCCDPVIGDRDRGLFVHADIPPLVRDLLCPLADIVTPNHFEFEWLSGAKAATIDQLIKAARAFMARGTVVVTSAELADTPGGEIESVAIERANAWRVRTPKLPISPNGTGDLFAALLAAARVGGSSTPDALSHAASAIFAVLENTVARGTEEMRIVESAAQLVHPERTFECIAITL from the coding sequence ATGAACGTGATTTCGATCCAGTCGCAGGTCGCCTTCGGCCATGTCGGCAACAGCGCCGCGGTGTTTCCGATGCAGATGCACGGCATCGACGTGGTCGCCGTGCCGACCACGCTGCTGAGCAACCGGCCGGGCTATCCGACGATCCGCGGCCGCGCGGTCGAGGCGGAACTGCTGGCCGATCTCCTGCTCGGGATCGAGGAGCGCGGCGCAATCGATGCCGCGCAGATGATCGTGACCGGCTATCTCGGCTCGGCCGCAAACGCCACGGTCGTCGCGGATTTCGTTGCGCGCGCCAAGGCGAGAAATTCGTCGCTACTGTACTGCTGCGATCCCGTGATCGGCGATCGCGATCGCGGCCTGTTCGTCCACGCCGATATTCCGCCGCTGGTGCGCGATCTGCTGTGTCCGCTTGCCGACATCGTCACGCCCAATCATTTCGAGTTCGAATGGCTCAGCGGCGCGAAGGCGGCCACGATCGATCAACTCATCAAGGCTGCGCGGGCGTTCATGGCACGCGGCACCGTCGTCGTCACCAGCGCCGAACTGGCCGATACGCCCGGCGGCGAGATCGAGAGCGTCGCCATCGAGCGCGCTAACGCCTGGCGCGTGCGCACCCCAAAGCTGCCGATCAGCCCGAACGGCACCGGCGATTTGTTCGCAGCACTGCTCGCCGCGGCACGTGTCGGCGGCTCGAGCACACCAGATGCGCTGAGCCACGCGGCCTCCGCGATCTTTGCCGTTCTGGAAAATACCGTGGCCCGTGGCACGGAAGAGATGCGTATCGTCGAAAGCGCGGCGCAGCTCGTCCACCCCGAGCGGACCTTCGAATGTATCGCCATTACCTTGTAG
- the hisC gene encoding histidinol-phosphate transaminase, whose protein sequence is MSRFWSRLTHELKPYVPGEQPRIAELVKLNTNESPFGPSPRALEAISAEAADSLRLYPDPQASALRAALATYHRVRPEQVFVGNGSDEVLAHSFNALLKHDAPLLFPDITYSFYPVYCRLFGIAHEAVPLDRTMRIQVSDYRRSAGAIIIPNPNAPTGVALSRAEIAKLLEDHPDAPVVIDEAYVDFGAQTAIPLVATHKNLLVVQTMSKSRALAGLRVGYAIGDADLIEALTRVKDSFNSYPLGRPAQAGAIASIEDESYFQQSRARVIEAREGLTRGLSGLGFDVLPSSANFVFARHAAHEGAALAAALRQRAVIVRHFAVPRIADYLRITVGTDAQTERLLSALSEILGSNT, encoded by the coding sequence ATGAGCCGCTTCTGGAGCCGCCTGACGCACGAACTCAAGCCTTATGTGCCGGGTGAACAGCCGCGCATCGCCGAGCTTGTGAAACTCAACACCAATGAAAGCCCGTTCGGACCCTCGCCGCGCGCGCTCGAAGCCATCAGCGCCGAGGCGGCCGATTCGCTGCGCCTCTATCCGGATCCGCAGGCGTCAGCCTTGCGCGCCGCCTTGGCCACCTATCACAGGGTGCGCCCCGAGCAGGTGTTCGTCGGCAACGGCTCGGACGAGGTGCTGGCGCACAGCTTCAACGCGCTGCTGAAGCATGACGCGCCGCTGCTGTTTCCCGATATCACCTATAGTTTCTACCCGGTCTATTGCCGCCTGTTCGGCATCGCGCATGAAGCCGTGCCGCTCGATCGGACCATGCGGATACAAGTCTCAGATTATCGCCGGTCGGCCGGCGCGATCATCATCCCCAATCCGAACGCGCCGACCGGCGTTGCGCTCTCACGGGCCGAAATCGCCAAGCTGCTCGAGGATCATCCCGATGCGCCAGTCGTGATCGACGAGGCTTATGTCGATTTCGGCGCCCAGACCGCGATCCCGCTGGTCGCCACCCACAAAAATCTTCTTGTGGTTCAGACCATGTCGAAGTCGCGCGCGCTGGCGGGCCTGCGGGTCGGCTACGCAATCGGCGATGCCGACCTGATCGAGGCTCTCACCCGCGTGAAAGACAGTTTCAACTCCTATCCGTTGGGCCGCCCCGCCCAGGCCGGCGCGATCGCCTCGATCGAGGACGAATCGTATTTCCAGCAAAGCCGGGCGCGCGTGATCGAAGCGCGAGAGGGACTGACGCGAGGTTTGAGCGGACTCGGCTTTGACGTGCTGCCCTCTTCCGCCAACTTCGTCTTCGCCCGACATGCCGCGCATGAGGGCGCGGCACTTGCCGCCGCGCTGCGCCAGCGTGCGGTGATCGTCCGTCATTTTGCCGTTCCGCGTATCGCCGATTACCTGCGGATCACGGTCGGCACCGATGCGCAGACCGAGCGGCTGTTGTCGGCGCTGTCGGAAATACTCGGTAGCAACACGTAG
- a CDS encoding ketopantoate reductase family protein, producing the protein MQVAVIGAGAVGCYYGGLLLRAGHDVTFVGRPVHVDAINTNGLLLDLKTFKGHLPARAAIDTTSLDSPDLVLVCVKSADTEQAGRALAGRLRPDASVLSLQNGVDNAQRLSAVIGQAVIPAVVYVGSEMAGPGHIRHHGGGDLAIGRSLASEALAQALEAAGVHTTISHDIEVTLWSKLVINCAFNALSAVADISYGPMLEVDGAKDVVTRAVQEGIAVARASGVSLPDDLLANILNIPNMMPRQKSSTAQDLARGKPSEIDFLNGHVVRKGAELGIPTPTNHALQVMVKLAERSKALPA; encoded by the coding sequence ATGCAAGTCGCAGTCATCGGCGCCGGGGCCGTCGGATGTTATTATGGGGGGCTGCTGCTGCGTGCCGGGCATGACGTGACGTTCGTCGGCCGGCCCGTGCATGTCGACGCGATTAACACCAACGGCCTGCTGCTGGATCTCAAGACGTTCAAAGGTCATCTCCCCGCCAGGGCCGCGATCGATACGACCTCGCTGGACTCTCCAGATCTGGTATTGGTGTGCGTGAAATCGGCCGACACCGAGCAAGCCGGCCGCGCGCTCGCTGGACGCCTGCGGCCGGATGCATCCGTGCTCAGCCTGCAGAACGGCGTCGACAATGCGCAGCGTCTTTCGGCCGTCATCGGCCAGGCCGTCATTCCCGCCGTCGTTTATGTCGGCAGCGAGATGGCCGGGCCCGGCCACATCCGGCATCATGGCGGCGGCGACCTCGCCATCGGCCGCTCTCTTGCGAGCGAAGCACTGGCGCAGGCGCTTGAAGCCGCCGGCGTCCACACCACGATATCGCACGATATCGAGGTGACGCTATGGAGCAAGCTCGTGATCAATTGCGCATTCAACGCGCTGTCCGCGGTTGCGGATATTTCCTACGGGCCGATGCTCGAAGTGGACGGCGCCAAGGATGTCGTTACGCGCGCCGTGCAGGAAGGGATCGCCGTTGCCCGCGCGAGCGGTGTATCGCTGCCCGACGATCTGCTCGCCAATATCCTGAACATCCCGAACATGATGCCGCGGCAGAAGTCGTCCACCGCGCAGGATCTCGCGCGCGGAAAACCCAGCGAGATCGACTTTCTCAACGGCCATGTGGTGCGCAAGGGCGCCGAGCTCGGCATTCCCACCCCCACCAATCACGCCCTGCAGGTGATGGTGAAACTGGCCGAACGGAGCAAGGCGCTGCCTGCGTGA
- a CDS encoding NADPH-dependent FMN reductase, with protein MGNRILVLYGSYRSDRMGIRLANFIIEGFAARGDDAELIDAKAIGLPMLDRMYKEHPKGGAPAALEQLAEKIRSADGFVFVTGEYNWGIQPGLKNLTDHFLEEWFWRPAAIASYSAGRFSGARAALAWHGTLSEMGMVVISSTIAVGPIAQTLNEDGKPTGEGGKALSHAFPRFADDLSWWMEAASAQRERKKPPY; from the coding sequence ATGGGAAATCGAATTCTCGTTCTCTACGGCTCCTACCGTTCCGACCGTATGGGCATCCGGCTCGCGAACTTCATCATCGAGGGATTTGCCGCGCGTGGCGACGACGCCGAACTGATTGACGCCAAGGCGATCGGCCTGCCGATGCTCGACCGGATGTACAAGGAACATCCGAAAGGCGGCGCGCCGGCCGCGCTCGAACAACTCGCCGAAAAGATCCGTAGCGCCGACGGCTTTGTGTTCGTCACCGGCGAATATAATTGGGGCATCCAGCCGGGGCTGAAAAATCTCACGGATCATTTTCTGGAGGAATGGTTCTGGCGCCCGGCCGCGATCGCGAGCTATTCCGCCGGTCGCTTCTCGGGGGCGCGCGCAGCGCTCGCGTGGCACGGCACGCTTTCGGAAATGGGCATGGTGGTGATCTCAAGCACGATCGCCGTCGGGCCGATCGCGCAGACATTGAACGAGGACGGCAAGCCGACGGGCGAGGGCGGCAAGGCATTGTCGCATGCATTCCCGCGCTTTGCCGACGATCTTTCATGGTGGATGGAAGCGGCGAGCGCGCAGCGGGAGAGGAAGAAGCCGCCATATTGA
- a CDS encoding DUF6894 family protein, whose product MTQVYFHCSNSREVRIDRSGESVSDLAEARDRAAGLVRSLIMGRDAEDWRDWVVHVSDDFDDEIFVLPFAFVLGKPH is encoded by the coding sequence ATGACCCAGGTTTATTTCCACTGCTCGAACTCCCGCGAAGTCCGCATCGATCGGTCCGGTGAATCGGTGAGCGATCTCGCAGAAGCGCGCGACCGCGCAGCCGGCCTCGTCCGGTCGCTGATCATGGGACGCGACGCGGAAGACTGGCGCGACTGGGTCGTTCATGTCAGCGACGATTTCGACGACGAGATCTTCGTTCTGCCGTTCGCCTTCGTCCTCGGCAAACCGCACTGA
- a CDS encoding DUF6894 family protein — protein sequence MAKVYFHYSNSDGVCVDQRGTAVGSLSELRDHAARVVTSLILGQGPEDWRDWTLHISDDLNNEILVVPFSSMLGKLH from the coding sequence ATGGCAAAGGTCTATTTCCATTACTCCAATTCTGACGGCGTATGCGTCGATCAACGCGGCACCGCCGTCGGCAGCCTCTCCGAGTTGCGTGACCACGCCGCCCGCGTCGTGACATCGCTGATCCTGGGGCAAGGCCCCGAAGACTGGCGCGATTGGACGCTGCATATCAGCGACGACCTCAACAATGAGATCCTGGTCGTGCCGTTTTCATCGATGCTCGGCAAGCTGCATTGA
- a CDS encoding SDR family NAD(P)-dependent oxidoreductase — translation MGLLHNPFDPARETALVTGAGNGIGRAIALALVGEGVRTVFADMNPETVTAAIKASARPDLAVPWVGDLADAAARDRLLAHAAGALGTITHFVHSASPPRREADHALGVTTETWARMHAVNLEAGFHLSRELARKLIAAKLPGSFLLLTSLHAGTPRNLPHYSTSKAGLAMLVKELAKTFGRFGVRVNALVPGAIAAGGFVADPALAKHIPLGRLGEANDLAPLALAVLSNRISAYVTGAAIVIDGGLSLTNWFAPPELGDV, via the coding sequence ATGGGTCTGCTCCACAATCCCTTCGATCCCGCGCGCGAGACGGCGCTCGTCACCGGTGCCGGCAACGGGATCGGCCGCGCGATCGCGCTGGCCCTGGTCGGCGAGGGCGTGCGTACGGTGTTTGCCGATATGAATCCGGAGACGGTGACGGCAGCGATCAAGGCCTCAGCCCGGCCGGACCTTGCAGTGCCCTGGGTCGGCGATCTCGCCGATGCCGCGGCGCGCGATCGGTTGCTGGCGCACGCCGCTGGCGCGCTCGGAACAATAACGCATTTCGTGCACAGCGCATCGCCGCCGCGCCGTGAAGCCGATCATGCGCTTGGTGTCACGACGGAGACATGGGCGCGGATGCATGCGGTGAATCTCGAGGCTGGATTCCATCTCTCGCGCGAATTGGCGCGAAAACTGATTGCCGCCAAGCTGCCTGGATCGTTTCTGCTGCTGACCTCGTTGCACGCCGGCACTCCGCGCAATCTGCCGCATTATTCGACATCGAAGGCGGGGCTTGCGATGCTGGTGAAGGAACTGGCGAAGACGTTCGGTCGTTTTGGCGTCCGCGTCAACGCGCTGGTGCCCGGCGCGATTGCCGCCGGCGGCTTCGTCGCCGACCCTGCGCTCGCCAAACATATTCCGCTCGGCCGGCTCGGCGAGGCCAACGACCTTGCACCGCTGGCGCTTGCGGTGCTGTCGAACCGGATCTCGGCCTATGTCACCGGTGCGGCGATCGTGATCGACGGCGGCCTGTCGCTGACGAACTGGTTCGCGCCGCCGGAATTGGGGGATGTGTAG
- a CDS encoding methyl-accepting chemotaxis protein has protein sequence MKIGTLLTASIVSFSAVGGGLAIYVAASKYQTMEKVSVAQSRLEVVRAVGEIPRYLNPERGFATNILYGPPAVDPKMRTELHDKYRKNTDGARDKMNAVRKNLSGGLDDAAALGAGIDALNVKFAALREAMDKAIDGPAESRKDAARKIVADNAAFNVAVTTLLDEQVRRMAQLDGDAYRQAVYANIAWTLRDVGGYNASVHKNLVGNNRVATEAEKMEHSRSQGRADQILMSLQELRGNPATPANVAAALDKMNEAYVKRFGNELKLVKEGAASGKFATDVDKYFAESQLGLGSVVDVRNAFYDNAEYVLGLAYSSARLSFLIALAVLIAVTAASAGLIVMVRRRVCSPIVDLTSTMTRLAGGDVSGEIAGTGRDDEIGAMAAAVGVFKDSMIQAERLAAEKASESDGKMRRAQVLDELTRVFEAKVTELVGGLSSASSVMEDTAQSMSSTATLTNRQAAIVAAASEQTSANVQTVASATEELASSISEIGRQVAQSTEIAARAVDNARRTGDTARSLAEGAQKIGDVVTLIQSIAAQTNLLALNATIEAARAGDAGRGFAVVASEVKSLAGQTAKATTEISEQIAAIQAASDQTVTAIQNVANVIAEIDQIGTAIAAAIEEQGSATKEISRSVQEAARGTQEVNSNITGVQKAADDTGSAASQVLGAAEQLSSQSKDLAGQVNRFLTEVRAA, from the coding sequence ATGAAAATCGGCACTCTCCTCACGGCTTCGATCGTCTCGTTTTCCGCCGTCGGCGGCGGGCTCGCCATCTATGTGGCGGCTTCCAAATATCAGACCATGGAAAAGGTCTCGGTGGCGCAGAGCCGGCTGGAAGTGGTGCGGGCGGTCGGCGAAATTCCACGCTACCTGAATCCCGAGCGCGGCTTTGCCACCAACATCCTCTACGGGCCGCCCGCGGTGGACCCGAAAATGCGAACCGAGCTCCACGACAAGTATCGCAAGAACACCGACGGCGCGCGCGACAAGATGAACGCGGTCCGCAAGAACCTGTCCGGCGGTCTCGACGATGCCGCAGCCCTCGGCGCCGGCATCGACGCGCTGAACGTCAAGTTCGCCGCCCTTCGCGAGGCCATGGACAAGGCCATCGACGGCCCGGCCGAATCCCGCAAAGACGCAGCCAGGAAGATCGTCGCCGACAACGCGGCCTTCAATGTCGCCGTCACGACGCTGCTCGACGAACAGGTCCGGCGCATGGCGCAGCTCGACGGCGACGCCTACCGGCAAGCCGTCTATGCCAACATCGCCTGGACCCTGCGCGACGTCGGCGGCTACAACGCCAGCGTTCACAAGAACCTCGTCGGCAACAACCGCGTCGCCACCGAGGCCGAGAAGATGGAACATAGCCGCTCTCAGGGCCGCGCCGACCAAATCCTGATGTCGCTGCAGGAGTTGCGCGGCAATCCTGCCACGCCCGCCAATGTCGCGGCGGCGCTGGACAAGATGAACGAGGCCTACGTCAAGCGTTTCGGCAATGAATTGAAACTCGTCAAGGAAGGCGCAGCCTCCGGCAAATTTGCGACCGACGTCGATAAGTACTTCGCGGAATCCCAGCTCGGCCTCGGCTCCGTCGTCGATGTTCGTAACGCTTTCTACGACAACGCCGAGTACGTTCTCGGGCTTGCCTATTCGTCCGCACGCCTGAGCTTCCTGATCGCGCTCGCCGTTCTCATCGCAGTCACCGCCGCCAGCGCCGGCCTGATCGTGATGGTGCGCCGCCGCGTCTGCAGTCCGATCGTCGACCTCACTTCCACGATGACGCGGCTGGCCGGTGGTGACGTATCCGGCGAAATCGCGGGCACCGGCCGCGATGATGAGATCGGCGCGATGGCTGCCGCCGTCGGCGTCTTCAAGGACAGCATGATCCAGGCCGAACGGCTTGCCGCCGAAAAGGCCTCCGAGAGCGACGGCAAGATGCGCCGCGCGCAGGTGCTCGACGAACTGACCCGCGTGTTCGAAGCCAAGGTCACCGAACTCGTCGGCGGGCTGTCGTCGGCGTCGTCCGTCATGGAAGACACCGCCCAGTCGATGTCGTCGACGGCAACGCTCACCAATCGTCAGGCGGCCATCGTCGCCGCCGCCTCCGAACAGACCTCCGCCAACGTCCAGACGGTGGCGAGCGCCACTGAGGAACTCGCCTCCTCGATTTCGGAGATCGGCCGCCAGGTGGCACAGTCGACCGAGATCGCCGCCCGCGCCGTCGACAATGCGCGGCGCACCGGCGACACGGCCCGCTCGCTCGCCGAGGGGGCGCAGAAAATCGGCGACGTCGTGACGCTGATCCAGAGCATTGCCGCGCAGACCAACCTGCTGGCGCTGAACGCGACCATCGAAGCCGCGCGCGCCGGCGATGCCGGCCGCGGCTTTGCCGTGGTCGCTTCCGAAGTCAAATCGCTGGCCGGCCAGACCGCAAAGGCGACCACCGAAATCTCCGAACAGATCGCAGCCATCCAGGCGGCGAGCGACCAGACGGTGACGGCGATCCAGAACGTCGCCAACGTGATCGCCGAGATCGACCAGATCGGTACCGCGATTGCCGCCGCGATCGAGGAACAAGGCTCCGCGACCAAGGAAATCTCGCGCAGCGTGCAGGAAGCAGCGCGCGGCACCCAGGAGGTCAACTCCAACATCACGGGCGTCCAGAAGGCCGCCGACGACACCGGTTCCGCGGCCAGCCAGGTGCTCGGCGCGGCCGAACAACTGTCCTCGCAGTCCAAGGACCTTGCCGGCCAGGTCAACCGCTTCCTCACGGAGGTGCGGGCGGCATAG
- a CDS encoding acyl-CoA dehydrogenase family protein, with protein MSTDEETTMIRETVAKFVDRELIPLEPHYLKSKLPGSDHPHLTVEQKERLRTVSKDLGLWGLDAPEDLGGHDLPTRTMAAVHEELGRTCVPFILPPDSPNLRMLQAVGTEGQKRKYMQPYIEGRMVSAIAISEPGAGGDPAGMKTRAVLEGDQWMLNGRKIWITNARAADFIIVMARVGNDARQGGITSFIVEKGTPGFIIEREIPMLGGESTYEIVFEDCRIPKDSVLGEVGKGYAPMQLRLRTRRLEMGSTCIGIARRALDMLCEHATQRETFGVKLAERQAIQWWVADISTRIHACRLMVRDAADKTDRGEDVKREASMIKVFATEMAYEACDHAMQTLGALGMTLEIPLNALSQKARLMRMYEGPSEVHRQAIARRVLGLRG; from the coding sequence ATGAGTACCGATGAAGAAACCACGATGATCCGCGAGACGGTCGCGAAATTCGTCGACCGCGAGCTAATCCCGCTCGAACCGCATTATTTGAAGTCCAAACTGCCCGGCTCCGATCACCCGCACCTGACCGTCGAGCAAAAAGAGCGGCTGCGAACCGTGTCGAAGGATCTGGGTCTTTGGGGCCTCGACGCACCCGAGGACCTCGGCGGTCATGACCTGCCGACCCGCACCATGGCCGCGGTCCACGAAGAGCTTGGCCGGACCTGCGTGCCGTTCATCCTGCCGCCGGACTCGCCCAACCTGCGGATGCTGCAAGCGGTCGGGACCGAGGGACAGAAGCGAAAATACATGCAGCCCTATATCGAGGGACGCATGGTCTCGGCGATCGCGATCTCCGAGCCGGGCGCCGGCGGCGATCCCGCGGGCATGAAGACCCGCGCGGTGCTGGAGGGCGACCAGTGGATGCTCAACGGCCGCAAGATCTGGATCACCAACGCGCGAGCCGCCGATTTCATTATCGTCATGGCCCGCGTCGGCAACGACGCCCGGCAGGGCGGCATCACCTCCTTCATCGTCGAGAAGGGCACGCCGGGCTTCATCATCGAGCGCGAGATCCCGATGCTGGGCGGCGAGTCGACCTACGAGATCGTGTTCGAGGATTGCCGCATCCCGAAGGACTCCGTGCTCGGCGAGGTCGGCAAGGGCTATGCGCCGATGCAGCTGCGGCTGCGCACGCGCCGGCTCGAAATGGGATCGACCTGCATCGGCATCGCACGGCGCGCGCTCGACATGCTGTGCGAACACGCCACGCAACGCGAAACATTTGGCGTCAAGCTGGCCGAGCGGCAGGCGATCCAGTGGTGGGTCGCCGATATCTCGACGCGCATCCATGCCTGCCGTCTGATGGTGCGCGATGCCGCCGACAAGACCGACCGCGGCGAGGACGTCAAGCGCGAAGCCTCGATGATCAAGGTGTTCGCGACCGAAATGGCCTATGAGGCCTGTGACCACGCGATGCAAACGCTCGGCGCGCTCGGCATGACGCTGGAAATTCCGCTCAACGCGCTCTCCCAGAAGGCGCGCCTGATGCGGATGTATGAAGGGCCGAGCGAGGTCCATCGGCAGGCGATCGCACGCCGCGTACTGGGATTGCGGGGATAG
- a CDS encoding nitroreductase — translation MDFETLVQTRKSVRGFKKESVPRAVIEDIIEVAKRAPSSMNTQPWHIHVLTGEPLEQLRRRNMEEMASGAKVKRDIISHGEYQGVHRGRQVDIAKKLFAVMGIARDDKPMRQDWVLRGFRQFDAPISLVLTYDRVLDPGAVCHFDLGALCYGLVLAAWDRGLGSVINGQGIMRSDIVREIAKIPEEEVIMTCVAMGYPDDSFPANAVRSDRAANGDFVRYVGFAD, via the coding sequence ATGGATTTCGAGACGCTGGTTCAGACCCGCAAGAGCGTGCGCGGGTTCAAGAAGGAGTCGGTCCCCCGCGCCGTGATTGAGGACATCATCGAGGTTGCCAAGCGCGCGCCGTCGTCGATGAACACGCAGCCCTGGCATATCCATGTCCTGACCGGCGAGCCGCTGGAGCAGCTGCGCCGGCGCAACATGGAGGAGATGGCAAGCGGCGCCAAGGTGAAGCGCGACATCATCAGCCATGGCGAGTACCAGGGCGTTCATCGCGGCCGGCAGGTCGACATCGCCAAAAAGCTATTCGCCGTGATGGGCATTGCGCGCGATGACAAGCCGATGCGGCAGGACTGGGTGCTGCGCGGTTTTCGGCAGTTCGACGCGCCGATCTCGCTGGTCCTGACCTACGACCGGGTGCTCGATCCCGGCGCGGTCTGCCACTTCGACCTCGGCGCGCTGTGCTACGGACTGGTACTGGCGGCGTGGGACCGCGGCCTCGGCAGCGTCATCAACGGGCAGGGCATCATGCGCTCGGATATCGTGCGCGAGATTGCCAAAATCCCGGAAGAAGAAGTGATCATGACCTGCGTCGCGATGGGCTATCCCGACGACAGTTTTCCCGCCAACGCCGTTCGCTCCGATCGCGCGGCGAACGGCGATTTCGTTCGCTATGTCGGCTTCGCCGACTGA